DNA from Polaribacter sp. NJDZ03:
CAAGAAGATCCAGAGTGTGTACACGACTATATTATGAGTTATGTAAACCGTATGTCTGATTTATTTTTTACCATGGCAAGAGCAGAAATGGACAAACATGGTGTTGCAGAAGAAAAATGGAACTTGTTTTTATACAAGAGAAAGAAGAAAAAAAGTTAAAGTGAATCGCTTTGCATATTCAAATTAATACGGTTTACAAATAATTATTTCGTGTAAATGAATTTCAAGTTCATAAAGAGTTCTCGATACAATTTTTATTACGCTACCGCTTCATAAAAATCACTCGAACTGACATGTGAAATATTTAATAACAAATTGTATAAAAGAAGGTTTGCAGAGATGTAAATAGCTTATTATAAAACAGCAATACTTACTGAATCTTTTTAAAATGGATAGTAAGTTTTGCGTTAGGGATAGTAGCGGCATCCTTTTTTATTCCTTTTTGGATAAAAAAGATATAGCGAATAGCCCGACCCAGAGGGAAACGCCCAAAAAGGAATAAAGAACATTATTATAAAATAGTAAGAATCTAAATTTTAAAGACATGAACAAGAAAATACCAATTACCATAGTTACCGGATTTTTAGGTGTAGGGAAAACAACTTTAGTGCATAATATGCTAAAAAATGCCAACGGAAAGCGTATTGCTGTTTTGGTAAATGAATTTGGAGAGGTAGATGTAGACGGACAATTAATTGCTTCATCGGAATGTGATGATGAGGGTTGTAATTTAATTCAGTTACCAAACGGTTGTATCTGCTGTACGGTGCAAGAAGAGTTTTTACCTTCTATGTTGCAATTGTTAGAGCGTAAACATGAAATTGATCATATTGTGATAGAAACGTCTGGTTTATCGATGCCAAAACCTTTGGTAAAAGCAGTGAACTGGCCAGATTTAAAGCCTCATATTACTATTGATGCTGTAATTACGGTGGTAGATGCTGTAGGAATTGCTACTGGAGAAATTTGCGATAGAGAACGTGTGCAAGCGCAACGTTTGGCAGATGATTCTTTAGACCACGAAACACCTATTGAAGAGTTATTTTTAGATCAGTTAGGTTGTGCAGATTTGGTTTTAGTGAGCAAAAGAGATTTAATTGATGATGAAAAGTTTGAAGAGGTTACTAAAATAATTACAGCCAAAGCAAGACCTAATACCAAAATTATTGCGGTTGTAAATGGAGAATTGGATAATGATTTATTATTAGGTGTGGAAGCTTCTGCAGAGGATGATGTAGATAACCGTCATTCTATTCACGAAGAGCACCATAAATCTGGAAACCACCACCACCACAACGATGATATTAAAACAGTTTTATTAGAATATACCGAAACTGCGGATATTAAAGTTTTAGTAAAAGATTTAAAAAAGCTTGTAGAAGACAACGAGATTTATAGAATTAAAGGTTTTGTAAATATCCCTAACAAGCCAATGCGTATGGTTTTACAAGGTGTTGGTGCTCGTTTCGATTATTATTTTGAAAGACCTTGGGGAGAAAATGAAGCTCGCAAAACAAATTTAGTGGTTATTGGTAAAAATATAGAATTGACTAAAAATAATGAAGTGATAACGCATGCTCATAGTCATGATCACGGACATTCTCACTCTCATTCTCATTAAACGATGACCCACATTTTTACTACAAAAAAGCTGGAGAAGATTATACACAAGAAAATTGAAAATAGCGATTTAATCGATGAGCATGTTCTTGGAAATTGGAATGCAAATGTTTTTTATGTAGCGAAAAAAAAATGTTTGCTTTTTGTTAATTCTGAAACTTTTTTCTCTGTCGTTATTCCTCGTTTTTCAATGAAAGATATTGACAAGTTAGCTGCGTTATTTATGGATAGTTATTATAATCAATTGTTATTTGAAAAAATAACGGTTGATTATAATAACATTCTTGCTAAAATTGGAGAAGTAACGTTTCATTCCACTAATAATAACAGAAAAACCATTGGTGTTCTTACTTATAATATAGAGAAATTGAACTATTTTAAATATGACTATCCTGTTTTTAACGCTTCTGTAATTAGAGAAATGACGCAAAAATTGAACAGAACTCCTTTTAAACAATTAGGTTGGAAAACGCCCAATGAAGAAATGATTTCTTTATTGGGAAACAATAAGTAATTGGTGGTTTGCTGTATATTAAAAAATAAGTAATCTAAAAAAATTATAACAACGTGCATTTAATTTCTACCATACCAGGCGGCTGGAATCCTAATGATGAAGGGGTGTTTTATATAGATCAATCTCCGGGAGACATTGTTTTTTTATCTTCGGCAGATTCCGATTTATTTATGATGAATAATGCCTACAAATTAATACATAATTCTGTAGACAATGCACCTACTTTTCGGTTTGCAAATCTTAGTTATTTTAAACAAGAATTAACGATAGATACGTATGTTGATGAGGTAATTTCTGCTGCAAAAATTGTAGTTCTTAAACTTTTGGGAGGAAAAGCCTATTACAATTATCTTTGTGAAGCAATTACAGATTGTTGCGAAGAAAACAATATTCAGTTGGTGTTTTTACCTGGTGATAACAAACCAGATTTAGAGTTGATGCAATCTTCTAACATTCCGTTAAAGGATGTCGATTTAATTTGGAAATACATACAGGCTGGTGGACTAGAAAACTGTAAAGCTTCTTTGCAATTAATAAGCAACAGAATTACAAATACAGTTGTAATTCCGGATGCTATAAAAACCATTCCCGATTTATTTTTATATCACCCAAAAGAAGGGATTTATACTTCATCAACAGAAAATAAAGAAAAAAAACAAGCTATTATTTTTGGGTATAGAAGTTATTATTTATCTAATAATTTAGCTCCTATACATAGTATTATTGATGCTTTAGAACAACAAGGAATTTCTGCAATTGCATTAATGGCAGCTGGGTATCGAGAACATGATATTCAGCAACAAATTTTTAATTTATTAAAAACCCATCAAACAGAAAACCCCCAAGTTATTATCAATACTACAGGGTTTAGTGTGCAAGGATTTAATGATACTACACAGAGCTTGTTCGATGTGTTTAATGTACCCGTTATACAAGCAATTATGGGAAGTTGCAATAGAGAAAGTTGGCTAGAAGGTAGTTTTGGATTGCCGCCTACCGATATTGCCATGAATATTGCGTTGCCAGAGGTGGACGGGAAAATTATATCGAAAGTAATTTCGTTTAAAGAATCGGTAGAAAAAGATGCTTTAACAGATTCTGAAGTGGTTTCTTACGTTCCGAATTTAGAAGGTTGTGAGTTTGTAGCTCAAATGGCTAAAGCGTGGATTAATCTACAAGAGAAAACAAATGCTGATAAGAAAATTGCGTTGGTTTTACCTAATTATCCAAATAACAATAGTCGTTTAGCAAATGGTGTTGGATTAGATACACCACAAAGTACGTTGCAAATTTTAGCACAATTGGCAGCTGAAAATTATGCCCTTGCAGCCGATTATCCTAAAACGACCAAAGAACTTATACATAAGTTAACTAATTCTGTTACCAACGATTTAGAAACGATAAATACATTAAATGAACGCCACGCTATTAAATTAGACGAAGCTATTTTTTATAAGTACTACAATCAGCTTTCTAAAACACTTAAAGATACAGTAGAAGCACAATGGGGAAACCCAAAAGATTCACCAAATTATAAAGAAGGTTCTTTTTTAATTCCGGGTTTTATTTCTAATAATGTGTTGGTGAGTATTCAGCCAAGTAGAGGTTATAATTTAGATTTACAAGCCAGTTATCACTCGCCAGACTTACCTCCTCCTCCAGCCTATTTAGCGTATTATATTTGGTTGCAACATAGTTTTAAAGCAGATGCTTTAGTGCATATTGGCAAGCACGGAAACTTAGAATGGTTGCCCGGAAAAAGTGTTGCTTTAAGTAAAGAAACCTGTTTCCCTGCAGCTATTTTAGGCGCTATTCCGCATTTTTATCCGTTTATTATTAATGATCCAGGAGAAGGCACACAAGCTAAAAGAAGAAACCAAGCAATTATATTAGACCATTTAATTCCGCCAATGACACGCGCCGAAAATTATGGCGATTTACTAAAATTAGAACTGTTAATTGATGAGTTTTACGAGTCGGCTTTGGTTGATAAAAGAAGAGCTAGCTTAATTAAAACAAAGATTGAAACGCTGGTAAATGAAACCCATCTTAAATCTGATTTAAATGAAGACGGCAAAGATATTGATGCGTTATTAGAAGTTATTGACGGTTATTTATGTGAATTGAAGGAATCGCAAATTAGAGGTGGTTTACATATTTTAGGAAAACTACCTAGAGAAGAAAAATTAATCGATTTAATTGTTGCCTTGCATCGTTTGCCACAAGGCGATTTAAAAGGAATTACACAGTGTTTATCAGTAGATTTACAACTCAATTTTGATCCTATAAATGTTGTCTATTCAGATAAACTTGAAAAAGATATTTTCGGTATTTCTTGTAGAACTTACGGACAAGCAGTAGAATTGCTAGAAAACAAAGCGAAGAACCTTGTAAGCCAATTATTTAACAACGATGTTCTAGAAAATATTGGACAATACACCAATCAAATATTAAACTATATACAACAACATACAGTACCCGTTTTAGAAAAAACAAGTAATGAAATCAGTCATTTAATTAAAGGCTTAAACGGTCAATACATTCCTGCTGGAGGTTCTGGCGCTCCCACAAGAGGACGCATAGATATTTTACCTACGGGACGAAATTTTTATTCTGTTGATGTACGTACTGTTCCCTCTGAAACCGCTTACCAATTAGGAAAAAAAAGTGCTCAGAATATTATTGATCGCTATTTACAAGAAAACGGAGAATACCCTACTTCTATCGGTTTATCAGTTTGGGGTACTTCTACCATGCGAACCAGTGGCGATGATATTGCCCAAGCATTGGCCTTAATTGGTGTAATACCCGTTTGGCAAGGAAGCAACCGAAGAGTAAAAGATTTTAAAGTCCTCTCTACTTTAGAATTGAGAAGACCTCGAGTAGATGTAATGTTGCGTATTTCTGGTTTTTTTAGGGATGCCTTTCCTGATTTAATTTCTCTCTTTAATGCCGCAGTAGAAAAAGTAGCTACGCTAGATGAAACCGATGAACAAAACCCAATAAAGAAACGTTTTGATGAAGAAAAACTGCAATGGCAAGAAGAAGGTTTAGATGAAAAACAAGCCAATGAAAGAGCTTTATATCGTGTATTCGGTTCGAAACCTGGTGCGTATGGTGCAGGTTTACAAGGTTTAATTGATGGAAAAAACTGGACAACTTCGGATGATTTAGCACAAGCGTATATTAATTGGAGTGGTTATGCGTATTACGGAAAAGACAATAGTGGAAAATCTGCACACGAGACCTTTAAAAAACGATTGTCTAATATTGAAGTCGTAATGCAAAATCAAGATAATAGAGAGCATGATATTTTAGATTCTGATGATTATTATCAGTTTCAAGGAGGAATGACGGCAGCCGTAAATACTATAAAAGGATCTCAACCAGAAACGTATTTTGGAGATCATTCTAGACCTGATAATCCGAAGGTAAAATCTTTAAAAGAAGAGTTATTAAAAGTTTTTCGCTCTAGAGTTGTAAACCCAAAATGGATGCAAGGGATGCAAGAACATGGGTATAAAGGGGCTTTTGAAATGGCTGCTACCATGGATTATTTGTTTGCTTATGATGCTACCACCAACTTAATAGAAGATTTTATGTATCAACAAATTACAGAAACTTATTTGTTTGATGAACAGAATAAAGCTTTTATAGAAGAACACAATCCTTGGGCTTTAAAAGACATGTCTGAGCGTATGCTAGAAGCTATACAAAGAGGTATGTGGGAAAATCCATCCGAAGAAATTATTGAAGAATTGAAAGAAATCTATAAAAATGCAGATGCTATTACAGAATAAAAAATAGCTGTTAAAAATAAATCTAACAGTAGTTTTTTAACGCTATAAAACTTCATTTTTATAGCGTTAAAACCTACTCAGGAATTAACTATCCATTTTTTCTTCTAAAGTAATATTGTCCGGTTTTTTTAAAATACGAAACTTAGAAAGATGTTCTTTACAAAGTTCTTTTATTCGTGAAATGTACTGATTAGATTTATGAAACTATAAATCAGAAGGAGACAAAAATTATTTCATTTCCTTATACTCCAACTAGGAACGAGCTGCAATTACAGCACATTTTAGTTCTTTAATATTATTATAGAACAGAGTGTTTGTTCACCTTTCTAATTACTCCATTTCCCATATTCTAAGGAAATTGATTTTAAAAGCTTCATCATTATTTGTTGAGAGGCTATTTTCTAAATACGTTTGTATCTCATTCATTCTATCACTTCCTGAAGGATGTGTAAAAGTACTACCTCCCAACAAGTTTTCTAAGAAAGGAAAGTCAGTACTTAATAAACGAAACTCATTATTGAGTTTTGTTTTAATTAAATGAATTGCAATTAAATCTGCTAAATATTCTGCTTTTTTATAATCATTTGTTATTGCTCCTTTAGGAATACTTCCTTCCAAACCAAAAATCCTAGATTGTGAAATGGTTACAATATGTGCTACTTCATGCGTTAAAGCAAATAATTGAATATGCTCTTTTGTTAAGTTTACCAAACCTTGACTAACTTCTACATAGCCAAAAGTTGCGCCTGCATTTATACTTAAGTCATCTTTATCTACCTTAAACTGGGTAGGTATTTCTACATCCATATAGTTTTTAAATAATGGCAAAACAGACTCATTATATACTTTAATAATACTTTCTTCTTTAGTTAATGAAATTTCTTTATTAGGAGGAAATACTTCTTCGTTTGAAGAATTCGTATTACAAGCAAACATTAAAAAAAGAAATAGGAATAAAAAGGATTTTTTCATTTTAAAATAGGTTGTATAAAGACAAACACCCTTATAAATAAGAGTGTTTGTGTAATTAAAAAAAAGGGGAATAAGTATTATTAATTTGCTAAATATGTGAATGTTTTTTCAACAGTAGCAAAACCACCGAAGTAAGTATAAGAAGCTTTTGTTGGGTAATTATCTGTATTGTACTCATAAGTAACTACATCATCAGCTAAAGTACCAGATATTGGATTGTTTGTATTTACTGTAGCAATACCAACATTAATTGCAGCAAAAGCAGCTGGATAAAGACCTTTAAAAGGATTATTACTAGCATCGTAAGCAGCTGTATAATCATCTCCAAATCTAGTTTCTAATGTAACATTACCATCTACAATAGTAAATAAAACTTCAGTTATAGCATCTTCATCTGTATGGTTTGTACGTTTTTCTGATGTTAAATCTCCATTTGCATTATATGCATAATCATAAGTGTAAACTAACTTATCCTCAGATTTATATTCACCTTTTACAATTTGACCATTATCATAAGTATAAACAGTACTTTCATCTGCTGCTGTTTTTTCTACAACTTGATTTTTATCATTATAAACCAATGTATAAACCGTTGTTGTAATAGTGTCAAAATCGTCTTGTTCTTCTGTGTATTCACTTACAAAATTAGCCTCATTGTATGTGTATGTTGTTGTTGAATTCTCACCAAACAAATCTGCTAGCACATATGTTTCTAACTTAGACCCACTACCAACTTCACCACGAACATTTATAGTTACAGTATACTCTTTAGTAGTAACTTCATCTTCTGCAGTTACCGTAAAAGTTTTAGCTTCACCATCTACAAAAGAAATTGCTGCACCAGAAACTGGAGAAACAGTTGCGTTTTCTGAAACTGTAATTGTAGGAACAACGGCAGTTAAGTTTGTTCCAAAAGGAACTGTAACAATAATATCTGTTCCAAGGTCGTAAACAATATCATCTGCGTTTACACCAT
Protein-coding regions in this window:
- the cobN gene encoding cobaltochelatase subunit CobN, with product MHLISTIPGGWNPNDEGVFYIDQSPGDIVFLSSADSDLFMMNNAYKLIHNSVDNAPTFRFANLSYFKQELTIDTYVDEVISAAKIVVLKLLGGKAYYNYLCEAITDCCEENNIQLVFLPGDNKPDLELMQSSNIPLKDVDLIWKYIQAGGLENCKASLQLISNRITNTVVIPDAIKTIPDLFLYHPKEGIYTSSTENKEKKQAIIFGYRSYYLSNNLAPIHSIIDALEQQGISAIALMAAGYREHDIQQQIFNLLKTHQTENPQVIINTTGFSVQGFNDTTQSLFDVFNVPVIQAIMGSCNRESWLEGSFGLPPTDIAMNIALPEVDGKIISKVISFKESVEKDALTDSEVVSYVPNLEGCEFVAQMAKAWINLQEKTNADKKIALVLPNYPNNNSRLANGVGLDTPQSTLQILAQLAAENYALAADYPKTTKELIHKLTNSVTNDLETINTLNERHAIKLDEAIFYKYYNQLSKTLKDTVEAQWGNPKDSPNYKEGSFLIPGFISNNVLVSIQPSRGYNLDLQASYHSPDLPPPPAYLAYYIWLQHSFKADALVHIGKHGNLEWLPGKSVALSKETCFPAAILGAIPHFYPFIINDPGEGTQAKRRNQAIILDHLIPPMTRAENYGDLLKLELLIDEFYESALVDKRRASLIKTKIETLVNETHLKSDLNEDGKDIDALLEVIDGYLCELKESQIRGGLHILGKLPREEKLIDLIVALHRLPQGDLKGITQCLSVDLQLNFDPINVVYSDKLEKDIFGISCRTYGQAVELLENKAKNLVSQLFNNDVLENIGQYTNQILNYIQQHTVPVLEKTSNEISHLIKGLNGQYIPAGGSGAPTRGRIDILPTGRNFYSVDVRTVPSETAYQLGKKSAQNIIDRYLQENGEYPTSIGLSVWGTSTMRTSGDDIAQALALIGVIPVWQGSNRRVKDFKVLSTLELRRPRVDVMLRISGFFRDAFPDLISLFNAAVEKVATLDETDEQNPIKKRFDEEKLQWQEEGLDEKQANERALYRVFGSKPGAYGAGLQGLIDGKNWTTSDDLAQAYINWSGYAYYGKDNSGKSAHETFKKRLSNIEVVMQNQDNREHDILDSDDYYQFQGGMTAAVNTIKGSQPETYFGDHSRPDNPKVKSLKEELLKVFRSRVVNPKWMQGMQEHGYKGAFEMAATMDYLFAYDATTNLIEDFMYQQITETYLFDEQNKAFIEEHNPWALKDMSERMLEAIQRGMWENPSEEIIEELKEIYKNADAITE
- the cobW gene encoding cobalamin biosynthesis protein CobW → MNKKIPITIVTGFLGVGKTTLVHNMLKNANGKRIAVLVNEFGEVDVDGQLIASSECDDEGCNLIQLPNGCICCTVQEEFLPSMLQLLERKHEIDHIVIETSGLSMPKPLVKAVNWPDLKPHITIDAVITVVDAVGIATGEICDRERVQAQRLADDSLDHETPIEELFLDQLGCADLVLVSKRDLIDDEKFEEVTKIITAKARPNTKIIAVVNGELDNDLLLGVEASAEDDVDNRHSIHEEHHKSGNHHHHNDDIKTVLLEYTETADIKVLVKDLKKLVEDNEIYRIKGFVNIPNKPMRMVLQGVGARFDYYFERPWGENEARKTNLVVIGKNIELTKNNEVITHAHSHDHGHSHSHSH